Proteins found in one Coriobacteriia bacterium genomic segment:
- a CDS encoding ParB/RepB/Spo0J family partition protein, with translation MNDSIQQPALHYLPIEQLEVDPEQPRRELEAPDEVNEARTLAGLAESIRQYGILQPLRVCAIDAHRFRIISGERRYRAALMAQLSEVPVMLIAHHSLEKSASPQLLLEQLTENVQRKAMTALELADAVHQLMGEGLLGRDIAKKLGIDAMQVSVLNKLHTVSEVIREAVTDRVIVSPRAAYDLNKLPVYQQAELINQARQKNQIIGQVDVKNARKAFAERPQYRPYQAPIMAKTEYAALMSVLNQDDLGDEHYDASADRLAILGTAAITNTEAVTGTNNNPPEVKYEEQSSKQNNDSFVSSLSTGEINSAAELTDQPLQHGSGSNESHPDVHPPINGSNNDRQLHSSADREALFRVPTFTLRATELDVIAEYLQEELPKGLADPGGWLVDVIKRLGRGR, from the coding sequence ATGAACGATTCAATACAGCAACCTGCCCTGCACTACCTGCCTATTGAGCAACTTGAAGTAGACCCTGAGCAACCGCGACGTGAGCTGGAAGCACCGGATGAAGTCAATGAAGCGCGCACTTTAGCAGGTCTGGCCGAGTCGATTAGGCAGTACGGCATACTCCAACCGCTACGTGTTTGCGCAATAGATGCGCATCGTTTTCGCATTATTTCAGGTGAAAGACGTTATCGTGCCGCCTTAATGGCGCAGCTTTCTGAAGTGCCAGTGATGCTCATTGCGCATCATTCTCTCGAGAAAAGTGCATCGCCCCAGCTTCTTTTGGAACAGTTAACTGAGAATGTTCAGCGCAAAGCCATGACCGCTTTAGAGTTAGCCGATGCGGTACATCAGTTAATGGGTGAGGGTTTACTGGGTCGAGATATTGCCAAGAAGTTAGGCATTGATGCGATGCAGGTATCAGTATTGAACAAGTTACACACCGTGTCTGAAGTGATTCGGGAAGCGGTAACTGATCGGGTTATTGTCTCGCCCAGAGCGGCTTATGACCTGAACAAGTTACCCGTGTACCAACAAGCTGAACTGATTAATCAGGCCAGACAGAAGAATCAAATCATTGGTCAGGTTGATGTTAAGAATGCACGAAAGGCCTTTGCTGAACGACCTCAGTACCGTCCTTATCAGGCACCGATTATGGCTAAAACTGAATATGCAGCCTTGATGAGTGTCTTGAATCAGGATGACTTAGGTGATGAACACTATGATGCCAGTGCTGACCGGTTAGCTATTTTGGGGACAGCTGCAATAACGAATACAGAAGCAGTTACAGGAACCAATAACAACCCTCCTGAAGTCAAATATGAGGAACAATCATCTAAGCAAAATAATGATTCTTTTGTTTCTTCTTTGTCTACTGGAGAAATTAATTCAGCGGCAGAATTAACTGACCAGCCGTTACAACATGGCAGTGGAAGTAATGAAAGTCATCCTGATGTTCACCCTCCAATTAACGGCAGCAACAATGACCGGCAATTACATAGTTCAGCTGATAGGGAAGCGTTGTTTCGTGTGCCAACCTTCACCTTACGTGCAACTGAGTTAGACGTTATTGCTGAATATCTGCAGGAAGAATTACCCAAAGGACTTGCTGATCCAGGTGGCTGGTTAGTGGATGTGATTAAGCGTCTTGGTCGTGGTAGGTGA